From Deltaproteobacteria bacterium:
GGTCAATCCCGGGATCATCCACCTCCACGTGTCCGGGTACGGAAGCTGGGGGCCGTGGACCGGCAGGACCTCCTACGACGCGGTGGCGCAGAGCATGGGCGCGCTCGCGACGATCACCGGTTTCGAGGAGCGGGGACCGATCAAGTCGGGGGTGTGGATCGCCGACTGGGTCACGGGCCTCATGTGCGCCAACGCCATCCTGTCGGCCCTGAACTACCGCGAGCGGACCGGGGAGGGGCAGTTCATCGACTACCTCCAGGTGGAAAACGTCATCCGCCTGCTCGACTGGACGTGGCTCTACTCGTTCAAGACCGGCGAGAACCGGAAGCGGGCGGGAAACCGGGACCTGGCGATCTGCCCGTCCGGCCTCTTCGACTGCTCCGACGGGCGGGTCGCGGTGGCCGCGTTCGGCGAAGGGGAGTTCCGGGGGTTGTGCCTCGCCATGGGCCGGACGGACCTGCTCGAGCAGTACTCCGATCCGCTGGTTCGCCTTTCGGAGGGAAACGCCCGGGAGCTGCTCGGGATCGTGGCCGACTGGACCGGCAGGCATCGCGTGGAGGAGGTGGAGGAGCTCGGCTGCCGTCACGGCTTCGCCGCGTCCCGGGTGCTCGAGGCGAAGGACGTGTACCACAGCGACCATTTCCGGGGACGGGGCGCCGTACAGGAGTACGACGATCCCCTCTACGGGACCATGGTGCAGCAGTGCTACCCGCCGGTCATGGGCGGTACGCCGGGCCGGCTCAAGTGGAGCTGCCGCCCGCTGGGATTCGACAACGGGTACGTGCTGAAGAGGTTCCTCGGCCGGACGGACGAGGAGGTCCGGAAGCTCGAGGAGCAGGGCGTGGTTTTCCGGTGGAATCCGAACGTCCCGTCGCAATGCCCGCCGCCCGGCTGGGACGGTGTGCGCGGGATGAAGCTCGCCTGACGCGGCGGAGGGGAGGGACCGAAGGGAAAATGGACGACGCGAAGATCACGGGTCTCTCCTCCAACCCGGAATACGCGAAGTGGTCGCACCGGGAGACGAATCCGGAGGAGATCCGCCGGAAGCCGGAAGCGCTCGACGACACGCTCGTGCTGGACGCAAGCCACGGCAGCTTCGCGGGGCTGTTCGCCTCCTCCCTGCTCGCGGAGATGGGGGCGGAGGTGATCCGCGTCGAGCCGCCCGGGGGGGATATCGCGCGGAAGATGACCCCGTACGGGATGATGATCGGGGACGCGGGGCTCGGGTACATCACGGAGGGACGGAACAAGTTCCACGTCACCCTCGACATCGCCTCGGAGGAGGGGAAGGGGATCTTCCGGCGGCTCGCCGGGAAGGCCGCGGTCCTGATCCACACCTTCGGCCCGGGACGGATGGAGGGGCTCGGACTGGGGTACGCCGAACTTCGCGACGTCAACCCGGGGCTGGTCTACGCGGCGATCCACACCTACGGGCAATCCGGCGCCGACGCGGAGAAGTACGCCGGCCAGCCGGGGTACGACATCGTCGACCAGGCCCGGGGCGTGATCATGTCGGTCACGGGCGAACCGGACCTCGATCCCGACGTTCCCGAATCGTTCAAGAGGCCGTTGAAGCAGGGAAACTGGATGGGCTGGTACGCCGGAGGCGCGTGGGCGGCGTTCGGCATCCAGATGGCGCTGTTCCACCGGCGGAGGACCGGCGCGGGGCAGTTCATCGACGCTTCGCCCCCGGAGGGGCTGATGGCGATTTCGAACTACGTCATGCAATATTTCCACATGACGGGGAAGCAGATGCCGCGCGCGGGAAACTACGACTACGCCGTCTTCCCGTACACCTACGTGAAGTGCAGGGACGGCCACACCTTCATCTCCGGGTTCTCCGACCCCAACTGGTCGGCGCTGTGCGAAATCATGAACCGCCCCGATCTGCGGGAGAAGTTCCCCACCATCCGGGAGCGGCTGACCCCGGAGAACCAGCCGGCGATCCAGCACGAGATCGAGCGGTTCACCGTCCAGTACACCTCCGACGAGATCCAGGGGATGATCACGGAGTACGGAAAGAGGCCCGACAAGAAGGGGACGGTGGTCACCGGGCGGCTCGAGACCCCCGGGGACGTCCTGACGCGGGAGCACTGGGAGGCGAGAAGGACGTTCCTCCGGATGAACGACCCGCATTACGGGGAACTGCTCCTTCCCAACTCCACGTTCAAGTCGATGTCCGCGACCCCGGGACGGGTCAAATGGGCGTGCCGGCCGATCGGGGCCGACAACGAATTCATCTACGGGAAATACCTGGGGCTGGGGGCCGGGACGCTGGGGGGATTGAAGGAAAGAGGGATCGTCTGACGGGGAACCGTCACCGCAGGCACTGGAACACGCCCATGCACCACATGCAGCTTCCGCACTGGACGTTCCGTATGTGGCAATCCTGCTCGAACTCCTCGGTCTGGACGTAGTCGCACGGGGCGAGGCCGCAGCTTGCGCAGTACGGGTAGTCGTATTTGACCACGTCCTCGCGGAACGACCGGAAACCGGGGTCGTTCCAGATCTCGAGGATCCCCCGTTCCGCCACTTTTCCGAATACCCTCGGGTGCACCGGCTGCTTCCAGCCGTGCGCGTAGCAGGTGTAGCGGTGCCACAGGAAGTAGCACGGCGAGACCGCCCCTTCCCACGAGACGAACGCCCCCCCCTCCTCGACGAAGCTGCAATTCCGCTTCTCCTTCAGGGAGATGCCGGGGAGCCGGAGGTCGAGCCCTTCCTTCCGGGCGACTTCCGCGGCCTCGGCGAAGACGTCGGCGACCGCTTCGCCGTGTCCCCGATCCGCCGCGATCAGCTTCCTCACGTCGAGGAAGATGCCACGGGCCATCGCGTCCGCCCTCATGGCTTCGACGTACCGGAGGACCGCTTCTTCCCCGGGGGTCCGGTCGTATTTCCACCGGATCTCGAAGTACCGGCGGATGTCCGAACCTTCCCTCCGGGCCTTCTCGTCCCACTCCCGGAAGATCGCGATCGCCTGGTCGGTGTTCGGGTCGAAGGCGGCCTCCTTTCCGTGGTGCGGGTCGTACGGGAGAACGTGCGTGACGATCGCGAACGTGGCGCCCCGGGCGGCGGACCATCGAAGCGCCTCGGGGAGCTCCCGCAGGTTGCCGCGCATCACCACGTACTCCACCCCCACCTGCAGCTCCGGACGTCCGAGGGCGGCCTTCGCGGAAGCCATCGCGGAGAGCGCCCGCTCCACGCCTTCGATCTCCCCGCCGCCCCGGACCTTGCGGAACGTCTCCGGAGAGACTCCGTCGATGGAAAAGCAGATGCGGTCGAGCCCCGCGGACGCGAGGGAGGCGGCCCGGTCCGGGGTCAGGAGGAGACCGTTGGACTGGAAGCCGACCCACCCTTCCCGCGGCATCCGCTCCCGGGCCGCGCGGATCATATCCTCGAGCCGCGGATGGAGCAACGGCTCGCCGACCCCGTTCAGGACGAGCGCCTGGAGCCGCGGGAACGCGGGGGCCATCGATTCGAACAGCGGAACCGGAAGGTCGCCCTCGGGAGAGCAGCCGCCCGCGGTCTGCTTCACGCACATCGCGCAGTGCAGGTTGCACCGCGTGGTGACCTCGACGAACAGCTTGGAGGGGTGGTCGAGAAACGCGGGGGAGACGGTCACGCGGTCAACCGCCGATCCGGGACATGCCTAGGGGGCCGTTCCCCGGCTCGTCCCCGGCCAGGCGGTGCCGATCGGGTTTTTTGCGGACGATATCGAGGAGCGCACTCGTAAGCCCCGGCGCTCCCGCTTCCCGGAGCAGCGGCGCAAGGTCCGTCTCCCGGCGGGAGAACAGGCACCCTCGCGCCTTCCCGGAAGCGGTGACGCGAATCCGGTTGCAATCCCGGCAGAAGTGGCCGGAGACGGGGGTGATCACCCCGATCGTCCCGGCGGCGCCCCGGATCCTGTAGTCCTTCGCCGGGCCGGCGAGCTCTCCCCGGTCGACCTCGTCGAACGGGAACCGATTCGCGATCCGGTCGAGGATCTCGCTGCCGGGGACCACGAGGGAGCGCCAGTCCTCCTCCCCCGCGCCGGACGGCATGAATTCGATGAAGCGAACGGCGTACGGCCTGTCGAGCGTGAGCGCCGCGAAGTCGACCACTTCGTGGTCGTTGACGCCCCGCATCACCACCATGTTCAGTTTGACCGGGAACCCGGCGCTCTCCGCCGCCCGGATCCCGGCGAGGACCCGGTCCATGTCCCCCCGGCGGGTGATCCGCTCGAAATTCCCGGGGTCGAGGGAGTCGATGCTGATGTTGATCCGCTGGACTCCCGCGCTCCTCAGCGGTTTCGCCATCTCCTCGAGCAGGAGTCCGTTGGTGGTGAGGACGAGCTGCCGCAGGCCGGGGATTTCCGCCAACCGGGAGAGGAAGCCGAGGATCCCCTTCCGGATCAGCGGCTCGCCGCCCGTCACCCGGATCTTCTCGATCCCGAGGGAAACCGCGGTCCGCGCGACGAGGAACAGCTCCTCGTAGCTCAAGATTTCCCCGTGCGGCAGCAACGGGATCCCTTCCGCCGGCATGCAGTACCGGCACCGCAGGTTGCACCGGTCGGTGACGGAAAGCCGAAGGTAGTTGATCTTCCGGCCGTAGGCGTCGATCATCATCCATACATTATGCACCAACCGTACCGGGAGTTTCCCGATTCCCGAAGAGGAACCCCGCGGTGGAACGGCTCCCCGGTTGCCTCCAGGGCAGGCGCAATTCGGGAAAAAACAGAACGGGGTTTCCCGGACATGGGATCGCCGGTCCAGGAATGACCCGGAGGCGTCCCACATGATTGCAATAATGGGACGAAGGCGCGTTCTTCCGTTCCATCGAATCAGGGGAAGCGGCCGGCGGATCCGCGGCATAACCGTTATTACGGGTTATATATAACGAGTTCGCGGGAAGCGCGTATCTTCCTTCGGTGGCACGGCATCTTCCATCTCGCGAGCAAAATAAAACGACAGGAGCCGTTGGAGCGGCCACCCGCCCCGGCGGCCGAAAGGAACGAGGCGCTGGTGCGGTCGCGGGTCCCAGCCATCGGCACAGGAATTGCTGCCCTGATCAGGGGGTTTTGCAACGTTTAAAGATTCCATAACGTCCGGATGAAGGAGAGCGCACATGGACAAGATACTCAGGGTCGACATGGGGGCGGAAGGAGGTCCGAAGACCAGGATCGAGCCGGTCGGGGAGTTCGCCGGGCTCGGCGGTAGGGCGATGACCACCGCGATCGTGTCCAGGGAAGTCCACCCCCTATGCCACCCGCTGGGCGCCGAGAACAAGCTCGTCATCGCCCCCGGCTCCCTGAGCGGCACGGCGGCGTCCATGAGCGGGCGGATTTCGGTGGGGTGCAAGAGCCCCCTGACGGGCGGCATCAAGGAATCGAACGCGGGGGGGCAGGCCGCGCAGGTGCTGGCGAGGCTCGGGTACGCCGCGATCGTGCTGGAGGGCAAGCCGGAAGGCGACGACCTCTACAAGATCTTCATCAACAAGGACGGGGTCCAGGTTTCCGTCGACAACAGCCTGAAGAATCTCAACAACTATCCGCTGGTCGAGAAGCTCCAGGGGCAGTACGGCGAACGCGCGGCGTTCATGACCATCGGCATCGCGGGGGAGATGAAGCTGCTGGCGGCGTCCATCGCCTGCACCGATCCGGAGAAGCGGCCGACCCGCCACTGCGGGCGCGGCGGAACCGGCGCCGTCATGGGGGCGAAGCGGGTCAAGGCGATCATCCTGGACGACGCGGGACTCAAGATGCGTCCGCCCAAGGACCCGGAGAAGTTCCGCGACGCGAACCGCCGGTTCGTCGAAGGGCTGCGGAAGCACCCCATCACGGGCGAGGGGCTCCCCGCCTACGGCACGAACGTCCTGACCAACGTCCTGAACGAGGCGGGCGCCTACCCCACGAACAACTTCCGGACGGGGCGTTTCGGGGGCGCCGCCCGGATCGCCGGGGAGGTCCAGGCGGAGCTCGAGGTGAAGCGCGGAGGTTCCGCCACCCACGGCTGCCACCGCGGCTGCGTGATCCAGTGCTCCGGGATCTACCACGACAAGGACGGCAACTACGTCACGAAGCAGCCGGAGTACGAGACGGTCTGGGCCCACGGCGGGAATTGCGGGATCGACGACCTGGACGTCATCGCCCGGCTCGATTACCTGGACGACAACTTCGGCGTGGACACGATGGACACGGGCGCGGCCGTCGGCGTCGCGATGGAAGCGGGCCTGATCCCCTTCGGGGACGGTCCCGGAGCAATCCGGCTGGTGGAGGAGATCGGGAAGGGAACGCCGCTGGGAAGGATCCTGGGTTGCGGCGCCGCGGTCACCGGCAAGGTATTCGGCGTCGAGCGGGTCCCCGTGTGCAAGGGGCAGGCGATGGCGGCGTACGACCCGCGGTCGGTCATGGGAATCGGCGTCACGTACGCGACGAGCACCCAGGGCGCCGACCACACGGCGGGATATTCCGTGGGGCCGAACATCCTGAAGTCCGGCGGGAACCTGGATCCGTTAAACCCGGAGGGACAGGTCGAGATGTCCCGGAACCTGCAGATCGCCACCGCGGCGGTGGACTCGACCGGGATGTGCCTGTTCATCGCGTTCCCGCTGCTGGACCAGCCCGACACCTTCCAGGCGCTCCTGGACATGATCGGGGCCTTCCACGGAGTACCCGTTACGGGAGACGACGTGACGGCGCTCGGGAAGAGCATCCTGAAGATGGAGCGGGACTTCAACACGCGCGCGGGATTTTCGAAGGCCGACGACCGGCTGCCGCGATTCTTCCTGCAGGAGCCGATCCCGCCCCACAACGTCACGTTCACGGTGAAGGACGAGGATCTGGACAACGTGTTCAACTGGTGACAGCGAAGCCGCGGAGCGGAAGGGCGGGTGTCGGGCGCCTCCGGGATCCAGCCTTCGGCTTCGCCGCCTCGGAGGGGGACTCCGTTCGTGGCTCGCCGTGCGGTGAACCCGCCCGGCTGCGCTTTACCTCACTTCGCCCCCCTCCTGCGGCGACTCCGCCGGACCCTCCTGTTGCGTGCGCCTTCCCTGCTGTCTCCCAATACGTTACCGTACTTATGAATTGAAACACTCAGGGAGGCGGGATGCAGGTTACCGTGAAGCTGTTCGCGACGTTCCGGAAGGGGCGGTTCGACGTGGAGGTCCGGGAGGTCCCCCCCGGGACGACCGTCTCGCGGATCGTCGAGGAAGCGAAGCTTCCCGAGAAGGAGATCGGGATCGTCCTGGTGAACAGCCGGCACGCCGACCTTGCGAAGGCGCTGGCCGACGGGGACACCCTGGCCATCTTTCCGCTGGTCGGGGGGGGGTAGCCCGGCGGTTTTTTTTGCCAATCGTTATATAGTATGCTACATAACGATTCCGAAAAAATCGAAGGGGAGGAAGATGCCATGAAGCGGCTCGTGTTCGCGTCCGGGATCCTTGCATTTCTGCTGATGTGCCAAACGGGGTGGACCAGGACCCTCGAGGAGGTCCTGAAGGAGAAGGGAGTGATCACCGAGGCGGATTTCAAGGAGGTCGCGGGATCGAAGCCCGTGGCGTACCAACCCGGGAAAGGGTTCACGTTCACCTCGCCCGACGGGAAGTTCCAGCTCTCCCTCGCCGGGAGGGGGCAGTTCCATTACCAGTACGTGGACAAGGACGATGTGAACGGCCCGTTGGCGGAAACCAGCCTGTGGAGGATCCGTCGCTTCAAGGTGTCCATGGGCGGCTACGCGTTCACCCGGGACCTCACGTATCGCGTCCAGATGGACCTCGCGAAGTCGGGGACGGCGCAGATGCTGGACGACGCATGGATCAACTACCGGTTCGGCGACGCGGCGCAGCTCCAGGCCGGACAGTTCAAGATGCCGTTCTCCCGGCAGGAGCTCACCTCCGACGGCGCGCTGCAGTTCGTGGACCGGGCCAACGCGGTGGACGTCTTCAAGCCCAGCTACGACGTCGGGGCGATGGTGCAGGGGAAAGTCGCGGGCGGACGGCTCGCCTGGAACGCCGGGCTCTTCAACGGCACCGGCCAGAGCGGGACGCGCACGACCAACAGCGGCGCGTGGGCCGCGCGCCTCGTCTTCAATCCCTTCGGGGAGGTGCGGTACAGCGAGCCGGACCTGGAGAGCACCCCGAAACCGCTCCTTTCCGCCGGGGCCGGCTACTTCGCGAACACGCTGAAGCGGAACGGAAACGCGACGTTCCTGGACACCAGCACCACGGTTCCCGCGTACTCCGGGACCAGCGGGTGGCTCGGGAAGGCGGCCAAGGACACGACGATCTTCGACAACACGGAGCGGGTCGACGTCGAAACGTACGGGTTCGACGCCGCGTTCCGGTGGAGGGGACTCTCCGCGCAGGGCGAATATTTTGGGGGGAAGGGCGAAGGGCGGAACCAGGGCAGGACGGTGCACTCGCGGGGCTATTACGGACAGGCGGGGTACTTCCTCCTGCCGAAGAAGCTCGAGGTGGCGGCCCGGTATTCGAGCGTGGATCCGAACCGGGACAGGCTCCGGGACATGCAGATCGAAGTCACCGGCGCGGTGTCGTACTACTTCGAAGGGCACAACCTGAAGATCCAGGGCGACTATACAAACATCCACATCCAGGTCGCCGGGAAGCAGGCCACGGACGACAAGCAGATTCGGGTGCAGGCGCAGCTCGCCTTCTGAGCGACATCGCCGTTCACCGGGAATGGCGTGCTCATGTAAAATACGGTCTGGGAGGAAGACAACCATCAGGAAGGCCGAAGGAAAACGCGCACCGGGCGGAAGCCGCCCTCCGGCCCGCGGGGGGAGTAGAGCCGTGTCGATCACGGCGACCCTCGCCATGCGGCGCGCCGACCGGATGCTGGTCGGGGGGGACCGGGTCGGACTGCTGGAAGCGATCGACCGGTGCGGGTCGATCAGCGCGGCGGCCCGGGAGGTCGGGATCAGCTACAAGACCGCATGGGACTCCGTCGACGCGATGAACAACGCCGCGGAGAGACCGCTGGTCCACCGGTCGGTCGGCGGCGTCGGCGGCGGTGGTACAATACTCACGGTTGCGGGGAAGGAGACTGTCCGGCTGTACCGCGTCCTGCAGGACGAGCATCAAAGGTTCATCGGGCGCCTCGAAGGGCGCCTCGGGGACGTGGGGCACCTTTACTCCCTGCTTCGGAGGGTTGCCATGCGGGTCAGCGCGAGGAACGTGTTCCTGGGAAAGGTGAAGGAGGTCCGCAAGGGGGCCGTCAGCACAGAGGTCACCATCGGGTTGAAGGGTGGGGAGACCCTCTGCTCGGTCGTCACGAACGAGAGCGCGAAGACGCTGGGCCTGGCGCCCGGGGTCGAGGCGTACGCCTTCTTCAAGGCGAGCGCCGTGATCCTCGGGAAGGACCTCCATGCCGCGAAGGTCAGCGCGCGGAATCTCCTGTGCGGAACGGTCGGCCGGATCGTGCATGGGCCGGTGAACGCCGAGGTGACGGTGTCCCTGGAAGGCGGGAGCGTGCTCACGGCGATCGTGACCGAGGAGAGCGCGAAATCCCTTGCGCTTGCGACCGGCGACCACGTCTGCTCGCTCGTCAAGGCATCCAGCGTGATCCTCGGCCTCGACGCATGACAGCCCCCGCGATCTGACCGCAACGGGTTTCCGACTTGCCGACCTACGAGGAAGCGAGGAGGATCGTGCTCGAGAGCGTTCGGCCGGTCGGCGTCGAGCGGATCGAGACCGGGCGCGCGCTGGGCAGGACCCTCGCGGAATCCGTCGCCGCTCCGTGGCCCCTCCCGTTCTGCGACAACTCCGCCATGGACGGTTTCGCGGTCCGGGCGGACGATTGCCGTGGCCCGGCGCGCCTTTTGGTCACCGGGTACGTGCCTGCCGGTGGAACCGCATCGGCCGGCGTCGCGCCCGGGTGCGCCGTCAAGATCATGACCGGCGCCCCGATCCCCCCCGGCTGCGACGCGGTGGTCCCCTTCGAGGAGACGGAGGCCGCGGACGGCCATGTCGTCGTGAAGGGACCGGTGACCGTCCGCCAGCACATACGGTTCCGCGTGGAGGACGTGAGGGAGGGGGCCGTGATCCTTCCGGAAGGGACGCCGCTCCGCCCGCCGGAGATCAGCATGCTGGCCTCCCTCGGGAAGGCGTTCGTCCCGGTCTACCGGAAGGTCCGCGTGGCGGTGCTGTCCACCGGCGACGAGCTGATCGAGCTCGGCGAGGCGCCGTCGCCGGGCGCGATCATCAACAGCAACAGCCTGGCGGTCGCCGCCGCCGTCCGGGAAGCGGGCGCGGTCCCGGTCCTCCTGGGCATCGCGCGCGACGAAGCGGCGAGCCACGCGGAGAAGATCTCCGAAGGACTGACGGCGGACGCCCTGGTCACCACCGCGGGAGTGTCGGCGGGAGACCGGGACCTGGTGCGGGACGCGCTGGCGCGGATGGGCGTCGAGTCCCGCTTCTGGAAGGTCGGCATCAAGCCGGGCGGCCCGACCGCGTTCGGCATGAAGGACGGCAGGCCGGTCTTCTCCCTCCCGGGGAACCCGGTGTCCGCGCTGATCACGTTCGAGGTGTTCGTCCGCCCCGCGCTTCTCCGGATGATGGGCCGGAAGACGGTGGTGCGGCCGCTGGTCAAGGCGACCCTCACCGGACCGGTGCGGAAGAAAGCGGGGAAGGTGAACTTCCTGCGGGTCGCGATCGAGGTCCGGGACGGCGAATATTTCGCTTCTTCCGCGGGAGACCAGAACACCGGGATCCTCCGGACGATGGTCCGGGCCGACGCGATCGCGGTCCTTCCGGCCGACACGACCTCCTTCGCCGCGGGCGAGAAGGTGGACGTCCAATATTTCGCTTCTTCCGCGGGAGACCAGAACACCGGGATCCTCCGGACGATGGTCCGGGCCGACGCGATCGCGGTCCTTCCGGCCGACACGACCTCCTTCGCCGCGGGCGAGAAGGTGGACGTCCACCTCCTGACATAGGCGTCGTTTCGCCCCGTCTCCCCCACCTACCCAGGAAGGGGCCGAAGCGTGAGGCGGACGCCGCGCGGGATCTCCAGCGAGAAGCTGCCCGCCCCCCGCCCGTCCGTCACGTCGATGACCGAGGGAGTGGCGGACACCAAGGGGTACATCTCCGCGGCGGCGTACACCTGGATCCCGTCCGCCTCCCCCAGAAGCCGGTCTCCTTGCCCAACGCGGAAGTTCTTCATCAGGATGGGGGCGGTGTTCTCGCAGCAGCCGCCCCCGACGAGGATCACGAGCGTATCCGACGGGTGTTCGCCGCGGATCTCCGCCAGGAGCCCCCGCGCCCTTTCCGAGAAGCGAAGATCCACGGTCGACTCCCCCCCGTTCCTAATAGAGGCCGAGCGGCTTGCCCGCCGTCGATACGAAGACGCTCTTCGTCTGGGTATAGTATTGCAGCGTTTCGAAGGCGCACTCCCTGCCGAAACCGCTTTTCTTGTAGCCGCCGAACGGAGCCCCGGCGGACAGGCTGTTGTAGTTGTTGATCCAGACGGTCCCCGACTGCAGCGCCCTGGCGGTCCGGACCGCCAGGGGAAGATTCTCCGTCCAGAGCCCGGAGGCGAGTCCGTAGGCCGTATCGTTGGCCTCGGCGATCATGTCGTCGTAGCTGTCCCACCGGATTACGGAAACCACTGGGCCGAAGATCTCCTCCCGGGCGATCCGCATCCGGTTGTGGACGCCTCCGAAGATCGTCGGTTCGACGAAGAATCCCCTGGAGAGGGACGGGTCGGAAGGCCGCGCCCCGCCGCACAGGACGGTCGCGCCTTCCTTCTTGCCGATCTCCACGTACGAGAGGACCTTCTCCATCTGCTCGCGGGAGACGATCGCCCCCAGCTGGGTGTCCTCCTTCATCGGGTCGCCGATCTTGATCCCCCTGGCCTTGGCGACCAGCTTCGGGACGAACGTGTCGTAGATGGCGTCGTGCACGAAGAGCCGGGACCCGGCGGTGCAGACTTCCCCCTGGTTGAAGAATACCCCGATCAGGACCCCCTCGACCGCCTGCTCCACGTTCGCGTCGGGGAAGATGATGTGCGGGCTCTTCCCGCCGAGCTCCATGGTGGCGGGGACGATGTTCTCCGACGCGTACTGCAGGATCAGGCGACCCGTCGTGGTCTCTCCCGTGAAGGACACCTTCCGGATCCCGGGGTGGCTCGCCAGGGGGGCTCCCGCCTCGGGCCCGTAGCCGGTGACCACGTTCAAGACTCCTGGCGGAAGGACGTCGCGCAGGTCGTTGGCGAGTTCGAGCAGCGAGAGGGGCGTCTGTTCCGCCGGCTTCATCACCACCGTGTTCCCGGCCGCCAGGGAAGGCGCGAGCTTCCACGCCGCGAGCAGGAGGGGGAAATTCCAGGGGAGGATGTGCCCGACCGCGCCGAGCGGCTCCCGGAGGGTGAAGTGCATCATCTCCTGGTCGATGGACTGGGTAAGGCCCTGGATGTTCCGCAGCACGCCGGCGAAATACCGGTAATGGTCGATCGCCAGCGGGACGTCGATGTTCGCCGATTCGCGGATCGGTTTCCCGACGTTCATGGTCTCGAGCTCGGCGTAGTCGCGGGCCCGCTTCCGGATCCGTTCGGCGATTTCCAGCAGGATCCCCTGGCGCTCGACGGCGGAGGTCTTCCCCCAGGTGACGAACGCTTTTCCCGCCGCGGCCACCGCCGCGTCGACGTCCGCTGCGTTTCCCGCCTGCACGCTGGTCAGAAGTTCACCCGTCGCCGGGTTAAGGACCGGGATGGTTTTTCCGGAACCGGATCTCCTCCAGGTTCCGCCGATGAAATGCTCGTATTCATTCTTTACGGAAGCCGACATGGGATCCCTCCTCGAGGTAAATGATGAATACCGAAACGCAATATACATGCCTATATAACGGTGTTTCCCAGCGCGTCATCAGTCGACCGCATCTGTTTGAAGAATTAGATGTATTTCCTTATCGGAAGTTGTTCTGCGCATAAAAACGGACGGTTGCGGATCTCTCCCGAGGCGCATCCGTGGGACGAAATTCCGATTATTGGGATGCGGCGCCCGCGTCCGAACCCGTGCGGTTGCCGGGCTCCCGTGAGATAATCCTTGACCTGCGCGCCGTGCGAGGTGGGCCGGGAATCGCGCACGGAGGGACGGGGAGGGATTTCGTGGGGTCGGTCGGAGGAGCGCGGTGACGGGTCGGGCGGAAGAGGGCGGATCGGTCGCGCGGGTCGCCGCGGTCTGCGTGAGCGAGCGGAAAGGGGAGCGGAAGAAGCCGGTCCCGTCGGTCGCGCTGGTCGCGGACCACGGGGTGCTGGGGGATGCGCACGCCGGAGACGGCCACCGCCAGGTGAGCCTGCTGGCGGCCGAGAGCATCGAGAAGATGCGGAACAAGGGATTGTCCGTTTC
This genomic window contains:
- a CDS encoding CoA transferase; this encodes QMRFVTPYAFFWNGMSPGLEIENHNKYWVGMHVGNPRARELFLELVKKADVVVDNLTPGRMAKWGLDYRNLKEVNPGIIHLHVSGYGSWGPWTGRTSYDAVAQSMGALATITGFEERGPIKSGVWIADWVTGLMCANAILSALNYRERTGEGQFIDYLQVENVIRLLDWTWLYSFKTGENRKRAGNRDLAICPSGLFDCSDGRVAVAAFGEGEFRGLCLAMGRTDLLEQYSDPLVRLSEGNARELLGIVADWTGRHRVEEVEELGCRHGFAASRVLEAKDVYHSDHFRGRGAVQEYDDPLYGTMVQQCYPPVMGGTPGRLKWSCRPLGFDNGYVLKRFLGRTDEEVRKLEEQGVVFRWNPNVPSQCPPPGWDGVRGMKLA
- a CDS encoding CoA transferase, whose product is MDDAKITGLSSNPEYAKWSHRETNPEEIRRKPEALDDTLVLDASHGSFAGLFASSLLAEMGAEVIRVEPPGGDIARKMTPYGMMIGDAGLGYITEGRNKFHVTLDIASEEGKGIFRRLAGKAAVLIHTFGPGRMEGLGLGYAELRDVNPGLVYAAIHTYGQSGADAEKYAGQPGYDIVDQARGVIMSVTGEPDLDPDVPESFKRPLKQGNWMGWYAGGAWAAFGIQMALFHRRRTGAGQFIDASPPEGLMAISNYVMQYFHMTGKQMPRAGNYDYAVFPYTYVKCRDGHTFISGFSDPNWSALCEIMNRPDLREKFPTIRERLTPENQPAIQHEIERFTVQYTSDEIQGMITEYGKRPDKKGTVVTGRLETPGDVLTREHWEARRTFLRMNDPHYGELLLPNSTFKSMSATPGRVKWACRPIGADNEFIYGKYLGLGAGTLGGLKERGIV
- a CDS encoding radical SAM/SPASM family putative metalloenzyme maturase codes for the protein MTVSPAFLDHPSKLFVEVTTRCNLHCAMCVKQTAGGCSPEGDLPVPLFESMAPAFPRLQALVLNGVGEPLLHPRLEDMIRAARERMPREGWVGFQSNGLLLTPDRAASLASAGLDRICFSIDGVSPETFRKVRGGGEIEGVERALSAMASAKAALGRPELQVGVEYVVMRGNLRELPEALRWSAARGATFAIVTHVLPYDPHHGKEAAFDPNTDQAIAIFREWDEKARREGSDIRRYFEIRWKYDRTPGEEAVLRYVEAMRADAMARGIFLDVRKLIAADRGHGEAVADVFAEAAEVARKEGLDLRLPGISLKEKRNCSFVEEGGAFVSWEGAVSPCYFLWHRYTCYAHGWKQPVHPRVFGKVAERGILEIWNDPGFRSFREDVVKYDYPYCASCGLAPCDYVQTEEFEQDCHIRNVQCGSCMWCMGVFQCLR
- the moaA gene encoding GTP 3',8-cyclase MoaA, which gives rise to MMIDAYGRKINYLRLSVTDRCNLRCRYCMPAEGIPLLPHGEILSYEELFLVARTAVSLGIEKIRVTGGEPLIRKGILGFLSRLAEIPGLRQLVLTTNGLLLEEMAKPLRSAGVQRINISIDSLDPGNFERITRRGDMDRVLAGIRAAESAGFPVKLNMVVMRGVNDHEVVDFAALTLDRPYAVRFIEFMPSGAGEEDWRSLVVPGSEILDRIANRFPFDEVDRGELAGPAKDYRIRGAAGTIGVITPVSGHFCRDCNRIRVTASGKARGCLFSRRETDLAPLLREAGAPGLTSALLDIVRKKPDRHRLAGDEPGNGPLGMSRIGG
- a CDS encoding aldehyde ferredoxin oxidoreductase → MDKILRVDMGAEGGPKTRIEPVGEFAGLGGRAMTTAIVSREVHPLCHPLGAENKLVIAPGSLSGTAASMSGRISVGCKSPLTGGIKESNAGGQAAQVLARLGYAAIVLEGKPEGDDLYKIFINKDGVQVSVDNSLKNLNNYPLVEKLQGQYGERAAFMTIGIAGEMKLLAASIACTDPEKRPTRHCGRGGTGAVMGAKRVKAIILDDAGLKMRPPKDPEKFRDANRRFVEGLRKHPITGEGLPAYGTNVLTNVLNEAGAYPTNNFRTGRFGGAARIAGEVQAELEVKRGGSATHGCHRGCVIQCSGIYHDKDGNYVTKQPEYETVWAHGGNCGIDDLDVIARLDYLDDNFGVDTMDTGAAVGVAMEAGLIPFGDGPGAIRLVEEIGKGTPLGRILGCGAAVTGKVFGVERVPVCKGQAMAAYDPRSVMGIGVTYATSTQGADHTAGYSVGPNILKSGGNLDPLNPEGQVEMSRNLQIATAAVDSTGMCLFIAFPLLDQPDTFQALLDMIGAFHGVPVTGDDVTALGKSILKMERDFNTRAGFSKADDRLPRFFLQEPIPPHNVTFTVKDEDLDNVFNW
- a CDS encoding MoaD/ThiS family protein, with the protein product MQVTVKLFATFRKGRFDVEVREVPPGTTVSRIVEEAKLPEKEIGIVLVNSRHADLAKALADGDTLAIFPLVGGG